One part of the Marinobacter sp. M3C genome encodes these proteins:
- a CDS encoding AzlC family ABC transporter permease: protein MRMLPISLFVVAFGAAFGLAAVQKGLAPLDTILMSTLVFAGASQFATLDMWGADVSVIPVMVVVFAINSRHLLMGASLYPMLKDVAPAKRYSLLLVLTDANWAVAAQDYQRGNRNLEVILGGGLVLWLAWIVGTWLGVYFGGLLQNPKNLGLDMVLGCFLLAMALGGKRSPRILVAWALAALASLAAWKWLPANTHVVAGAFAGGVVGFFWLEKKPGNENAGEAPS from the coding sequence ATGCGGATGCTCCCCATCTCCCTTTTTGTGGTGGCGTTTGGTGCTGCGTTTGGTTTGGCGGCGGTGCAGAAAGGGCTGGCCCCTTTAGACACCATTCTGATGAGCACCCTGGTGTTCGCCGGGGCATCGCAGTTTGCCACGCTTGATATGTGGGGCGCCGATGTCTCGGTGATCCCCGTTATGGTCGTGGTATTTGCCATCAACTCCCGGCATTTGCTGATGGGCGCGTCGCTTTACCCCATGTTAAAAGATGTTGCACCCGCCAAACGTTATAGCCTGCTTCTGGTTCTTACCGACGCCAACTGGGCCGTAGCCGCTCAGGATTACCAAAGAGGTAATCGCAACCTGGAGGTCATTCTGGGCGGTGGTCTGGTGCTTTGGCTGGCGTGGATTGTGGGCACCTGGTTAGGCGTTTACTTTGGCGGGCTGTTGCAGAACCCGAAGAACCTGGGGTTAGACATGGTTTTGGGCTGCTTTCTGCTGGCTATGGCTTTGGGCGGAAAGAGGAGCCCGCGTATTCTTGTTGCCTGGGCGTTGGCAGCGCTGGCGTCTTTAGCCGCGTGGAAATGGCTGCCTGCCAACACGCACGTCGTTGCAGGCGCCTTTGCTGGTGGTGTGGTGGGGTTCTTCTGGCTTGAGAAAAAACCGGGCAACGAGAATGCCGGGGAGGCGCCTTCGTGA
- a CDS encoding AzlD domain-containing protein, with protein MTIETTTTGVMVLILIMTLVTLATRFGGVFIMSFVRISPRIESFINTMASSVLIAIIVPMAFEGDVGALAALSVTAVTMLILQKPLPAIAAGVFAAAAVRYLF; from the coding sequence GTGACCATTGAAACCACCACAACCGGCGTTATGGTACTGATACTGATCATGACACTGGTGACCCTGGCCACCCGTTTTGGCGGCGTATTTATTATGTCCTTCGTGCGGATAAGCCCTCGTATAGAGAGTTTTATCAACACCATGGCCAGCTCTGTGCTTATCGCCATCATCGTGCCCATGGCATTCGAGGGCGATGTAGGGGCGCTTGCTGCTTTGTCGGTGACGGCCGTTACTATGCTCATCCTTCAAAAACCGTTGCCAGCGATTGCTGCCGGTGTCTTCGCCGCAGCTGCTGTGCGGTATCTGTTTTAA
- the zapE gene encoding cell division protein ZapE yields the protein MTMLSPYAAHQQALAAGFKDDPAQHRAALSLQRCYEQLQSGDPDVQGVYLWGPVGRGKTWLMDRFHQALTVPARRQHFHHFIRWVHRRLFQLTGQENPLRLLVQELVAEARVLCLDELFISDIGDAILIGGLLRELFAQGLVLVTTSNQPPDELYADGFNRERLLLAISALNQHMQVVSVDGGQDHRLHPGQGQQRYWVNQPQALEAAFTELLISGEQAHSQPVLLGHRYIKVVRRSERLLWCRYNDLCEQPLAAQDFIEVCDCFSHIFLSDVPRLTGAGQQTAIARGTEDGVTQVAAGDRQLPALSRQDDGVRRFIALVDECYDRSIPLYLSAAVPLNQLYSRGALGFPFRRALSRLQEMQFQRFGQYAVSSEDDS from the coding sequence ATGACCATGCTTTCCCCCTATGCGGCCCACCAACAAGCGCTGGCCGCGGGTTTTAAAGACGACCCCGCGCAGCACCGGGCTGCCTTGAGTTTGCAGCGCTGCTATGAACAGTTGCAATCAGGCGACCCGGATGTTCAAGGCGTGTATCTCTGGGGGCCTGTGGGGCGCGGAAAAACCTGGTTAATGGATCGTTTTCATCAGGCTTTAACCGTGCCTGCCCGGCGACAGCACTTCCATCATTTTATTCGCTGGGTTCACCGGCGCTTGTTTCAGTTAACCGGACAGGAAAATCCGCTGCGGCTTTTGGTGCAGGAGTTGGTGGCCGAGGCACGGGTGTTGTGCCTTGATGAGCTTTTCATCAGTGACATTGGCGATGCCATTCTTATCGGTGGTTTATTGCGTGAATTATTTGCTCAGGGGTTGGTATTGGTGACGACGTCAAACCAGCCACCGGATGAGTTGTACGCAGATGGCTTTAATCGTGAACGACTGCTGCTGGCCATTTCCGCACTCAACCAACACATGCAGGTTGTGAGCGTGGATGGCGGCCAGGACCATCGGTTACATCCTGGCCAAGGCCAGCAACGCTATTGGGTTAACCAGCCCCAGGCTCTAGAGGCGGCGTTCACAGAGTTACTCATTAGTGGCGAGCAAGCCCATAGCCAACCGGTGCTGTTGGGCCATCGGTACATCAAGGTGGTCCGGCGCAGCGAACGCTTGCTGTGGTGCCGTTATAACGATCTATGCGAGCAGCCATTGGCCGCACAAGATTTTATCGAGGTGTGTGACTGTTTCTCCCATATTTTTTTGAGCGACGTGCCCCGGCTCACAGGCGCTGGGCAACAAACGGCGATTGCCCGTGGCACCGAAGATGGCGTAACCCAGGTGGCCGCCGGAGACCGCCAGTTGCCTGCGCTGTCGCGCCAGGATGACGGCGTGCGCCGATTCATTGCGCTGGTAGATGAGTGCTACGACCGCAGTATCCCGCTGTATCTGAGCGCGGCCGTGCCGTTAAACCAGCTATACAGCCGGGGCGCGTTGGGGTTCCCGTTTCGCCGCGCCCTTAGCCGCCTGCAAGAAATGCAGTTTCAGCGGTTTGGGCAGTATGCAGTAAGCTCCGAAGATGACTCTTGA
- a CDS encoding extracellular solute-binding protein: MRFLRQFKVLTLVTAVAGAFSMSAQAETLRLLTWGGYAPQDVVEQFEKETGIEVEITLSNNEDMISKLRATRGAGFDLAQPSQDRIISAQADFNIYKPMDLSKIDTAKIIPSMLAATKKNTEFEGEVYGVPHVWGTSGLIVNREAAGTVKDYTDLCDASLSGSVSYRLKRPTLIGFAFALGEDPFAAYGDTEKYQAILDKVEEKLVSCKSNVKAYWSGGDALLNLMRSGEVSAAMAWDAGGWKLNSENPDITFVAPASGALGWIDTFVLPRKTKAEDAAYKWINFVMQPEVAARITESAGNFTASKGSDDFVNDTLKAQFKQSFPEADLDNINWYPPVPAGLEIMEGKVLDRVKAAN, translated from the coding sequence ATGAGATTCCTTCGTCAATTCAAGGTTCTGACACTGGTTACTGCGGTAGCAGGCGCGTTTTCGATGTCGGCCCAGGCTGAAACACTTCGGCTGCTCACGTGGGGCGGTTACGCGCCACAGGATGTGGTCGAGCAATTCGAGAAAGAAACCGGCATCGAAGTTGAAATAACGCTCTCCAATAACGAAGACATGATTTCAAAGCTGCGCGCCACACGCGGCGCGGGCTTTGATCTGGCCCAGCCAAGCCAGGACCGCATTATTAGCGCCCAGGCTGATTTCAATATTTATAAGCCGATGGATCTGAGCAAAATCGACACGGCAAAAATCATCCCCTCCATGCTGGCAGCGACTAAAAAGAACACCGAATTTGAAGGTGAGGTGTACGGTGTTCCGCACGTTTGGGGTACCAGTGGCCTGATCGTCAACCGCGAGGCCGCGGGCACGGTGAAAGATTACACCGACCTGTGTGATGCCTCGTTAAGCGGCTCTGTGTCTTATCGCTTGAAGCGCCCCACGTTGATTGGTTTTGCTTTCGCGCTGGGGGAAGACCCGTTTGCAGCCTACGGCGATACGGAGAAGTACCAGGCCATTCTGGATAAAGTGGAAGAAAAACTGGTGTCGTGTAAGAGCAACGTAAAAGCCTATTGGTCCGGCGGCGATGCCTTACTGAACCTGATGCGCTCGGGCGAAGTGTCTGCGGCCATGGCTTGGGATGCGGGTGGCTGGAAGCTTAACTCAGAAAACCCGGACATTACGTTTGTGGCGCCCGCATCTGGTGCGCTGGGCTGGATTGATACGTTTGTTCTGCCGCGTAAAACCAAGGCCGAAGACGCCGCTTATAAGTGGATCAACTTTGTGATGCAGCCCGAAGTTGCGGCTCGTATTACCGAGTCTGCCGGTAACTTTACGGCCTCTAAAGGCAGTGATGATTTTGTCAATGACACGCTGAAAGCCCAGTTCAAGCAGAGCTTTCCAGAGGCAGACCTGGACAACATCAACTGGTACCCGCCCGTTCCCGCCGGTTTGGAGATAATGGAAGGTAAGGTTCTCGATCGGGTGAAAGCCGCAAACTAA
- a CDS encoding ABC transporter ATP-binding protein, translating into MSDQACASGADAGVQEDLACTLLSKHFGEFAAVDGVSFSIPRGAFFSILGPSGCGKTTLLRMLAGFQQPDSGDILIKGKSVLNTPPNKRPVNMVFQHLALFPTMSVAENIAYGLKRKGIPKREHATLIDEVLAKVHLPGYGDKRIDQLSGGQKQRVAIARCLVLNPAVLLLDEPLGALDLKLREQMKIELKRLQREFNTTFVYITHDQSEALVMSDQVAVMNKGRFEQVGTPQELYYQPKTAFVAGFVGDSNQYAGKVQSQSGDLVTLVTEQGVRLLSHTSQPLVAGSPITLFVRPEVMQISTSRPATEQDNCLAVTVSRVLFDGAQSRVQVETAEGAELTVALPQTADFQALEAGRSVHVSWQASQCLCFPAPADTQPLGTP; encoded by the coding sequence ATGTCGGATCAAGCATGCGCATCGGGTGCCGACGCGGGGGTGCAGGAAGATCTTGCCTGCACCCTGCTGAGCAAACATTTTGGTGAGTTTGCCGCTGTCGACGGGGTGTCGTTCAGCATCCCCCGCGGGGCGTTTTTTTCCATCCTTGGCCCCTCTGGCTGCGGTAAAACAACGCTGCTGCGAATGCTGGCTGGTTTTCAGCAACCGGATTCCGGCGATATTCTGATCAAAGGCAAGTCAGTGCTGAACACGCCGCCGAACAAGCGGCCGGTTAATATGGTGTTTCAGCACCTGGCACTCTTTCCGACCATGTCGGTGGCGGAAAACATTGCTTATGGGTTGAAGCGCAAAGGCATTCCCAAGCGTGAACACGCCACCCTGATTGACGAAGTGCTGGCTAAGGTTCACTTGCCCGGGTACGGCGACAAACGCATTGATCAGCTCTCTGGCGGGCAAAAACAGCGCGTAGCCATAGCCCGCTGCCTGGTGCTGAACCCCGCCGTGTTGTTACTCGATGAGCCGTTAGGCGCTCTGGATTTGAAACTGCGCGAGCAAATGAAAATTGAGCTCAAACGGCTGCAGCGCGAGTTCAACACCACGTTTGTTTACATCACTCACGACCAGTCTGAAGCACTGGTTATGTCTGACCAAGTAGCCGTGATGAACAAGGGCCGGTTTGAGCAGGTCGGCACGCCGCAAGAGCTTTACTACCAGCCGAAAACCGCCTTTGTGGCAGGCTTTGTTGGCGACAGCAACCAGTACGCAGGCAAGGTACAGTCGCAGTCTGGCGACCTTGTCACCCTGGTGACCGAGCAGGGTGTGCGTCTGTTGAGCCACACCAGCCAACCGTTGGTGGCGGGCTCACCCATTACGTTGTTTGTTCGGCCCGAAGTGATGCAGATCAGCACATCCAGGCCGGCAACGGAACAAGACAATTGCCTGGCCGTTACCGTTTCGCGCGTACTGTTTGATGGCGCACAAAGCCGGGTTCAGGTGGAAACCGCCGAAGGCGCCGAGCTTACAGTAGCGCTGCCGCAGACCGCAGACTTTCAGGCATTAGAGGCGGGCCGTTCGGTGCATGTTAGCTGGCAAGCCAGTCAGTGCCTTTGTTTCCCCGCACCCGCGGATACGCAGCCGCTGGGTACGCCATGA
- a CDS encoding ABC transporter permease — MSEANGNFNRTQYRLGFWLLLAPIVLWLSLLIILPHIDMVLVSLRERIASRQYGFSFGNYTAFFTEPLYWNTFVRTAVMSIIATVMTLIIAFPVSFYIAKVLTGRPRIALFILCLLPFWVSELVRTYGWMILLRETGLISGALQWFGLADQPVEMLYNDVAIMVGLIYTSMLFMVVPLVTTLDSLDNSLIEAGYDLGGSSWNVMRSIVIPHAMPGIMSGCIVVFMLTLGNYLTPTLLGGKSSLWFTEQIYTQFITRFNWEQGAAFGILLLILSSLIVWLGLKITRQSFTRVMS; from the coding sequence ATGAGCGAAGCAAACGGCAACTTCAACCGCACGCAATACCGCCTGGGCTTTTGGCTGTTGCTGGCGCCTATCGTGCTCTGGCTCAGCTTGCTGATTATTCTGCCGCACATCGATATGGTGCTGGTGTCGCTGCGGGAGCGCATTGCATCCCGGCAATACGGCTTCAGCTTTGGTAATTACACTGCGTTTTTTACCGAACCTCTGTACTGGAATACCTTTGTGCGCACCGCGGTGATGTCAATCATCGCCACGGTGATGACGCTGATTATTGCCTTCCCGGTGTCGTTTTACATTGCCAAGGTGCTCACCGGCAGGCCGCGGATTGCGTTGTTTATTTTGTGCTTGCTGCCGTTCTGGGTCAGCGAACTGGTGCGTACTTACGGCTGGATGATATTACTGCGGGAAACCGGGCTGATCAGCGGCGCGCTGCAATGGTTCGGGCTTGCGGACCAACCCGTTGAAATGCTTTATAACGACGTCGCCATTATGGTGGGGCTTATCTACACCTCCATGCTGTTTATGGTGGTGCCATTGGTGACCACCCTCGACAGCCTGGACAACAGCCTGATTGAAGCCGGATACGACCTGGGTGGCAGCAGCTGGAACGTCATGCGCAGCATTGTGATCCCCCACGCCATGCCTGGCATTATGAGCGGCTGCATTGTGGTGTTTATGCTAACGCTCGGAAATTACCTGACCCCAACACTGCTGGGCGGCAAATCCAGCCTGTGGTTTACCGAGCAGATCTACACTCAGTTTATTACCCGCTTTAACTGGGAGCAGGGCGCCGCTTTCGGCATTTTGCTGCTGATACTCTCGTCACTCATCGTTTGGTTGGGCCTGAAAATTACCAGGCAGTCGTTTACACGGGTGATGTCATGA
- a CDS encoding ABC transporter permease, whose translation MIPSIPRSRFFRVSYLSYVTLFFIFLITPLVVVAAFSFNDALFPSLPWNGFTWDWYLGKGEPRLGLFHDDALLDSIGVSIQVAIVTTMASLALATCNAFLFEREQFPGKNFLYVLMLMPLVIPGVILGVSILVFSSTVANWFEVQFGYEIEALRPGLVLVTLGQFAFLTTIATLVISARLRKFDITQEEAAMNLGASRLTAIATVTLPFLKPALYGAGVVAFLMSFENFNTTLMLVGSDAPLTIAMFNRLREGSTPVLNAVSVLLMVGSACLALVSLFVQRPAKP comes from the coding sequence ATGATTCCCTCTATTCCCCGCAGCCGCTTCTTTCGGGTTTCCTACCTGAGTTATGTAACGCTGTTTTTCATCTTTTTAATCACGCCCCTGGTGGTTGTGGCGGCGTTCTCGTTTAACGACGCATTGTTCCCGTCGCTGCCGTGGAATGGTTTCACCTGGGACTGGTATCTGGGCAAGGGCGAGCCCCGGCTTGGCCTGTTTCACGATGACGCCTTGCTCGACAGTATAGGTGTGAGTATTCAGGTGGCCATTGTCACCACTATGGCCAGTCTGGCACTGGCCACCTGCAACGCCTTTTTGTTCGAGCGCGAGCAGTTTCCGGGTAAGAACTTTCTTTACGTGCTGATGCTGATGCCGCTGGTGATACCGGGGGTCATACTCGGGGTGTCCATTCTGGTGTTCAGCAGTACCGTGGCTAACTGGTTTGAGGTGCAGTTTGGTTATGAAATAGAAGCTCTGCGCCCGGGCTTGGTATTGGTCACGCTTGGCCAGTTTGCATTCCTTACCACCATTGCCACCCTGGTGATCTCTGCGCGCTTGCGCAAATTCGACATTACTCAGGAAGAAGCCGCCATGAACCTGGGCGCCAGCCGCCTGACAGCCATCGCCACCGTTACCCTGCCGTTCCTGAAACCTGCGCTGTATGGTGCCGGCGTGGTGGCGTTTTTGATGTCGTTTGAAAACTTCAACACGACTTTGATGCTGGTGGGCTCCGATGCCCCTCTGACCATTGCCATGTTTAACCGGCTGCGGGAAGGTTCAACACCGGTATTAAACGCGGTGTCGGTATTGCTGATGGTGGGTTCAGCGTGCCTGGCGTTGGTCTCACTGTTCGTGCAGCGCCCGGCCAAGCCGTAA
- a CDS encoding sensor domain-containing diguanylate cyclase has product MSVQKIRGPWISTVIASPCTKYFFVLLAVVSLIASIEIWPLSVNHSFIEHGLYFLVMATFAITCPFIAYYIHVTHRIQKALKQAESTSEASLKNEQLIRTIVNSTPNMMGYWDRDLRCRYANNAFSEWFGMPPEDVIGIRFQDLVSEQLYALNEPHLRAVLAGEPQRFERTLNKVDGSVGHIIGNYIPDFEDDGRVRGFSIQASEVTVLKEVEAKLKLAACVFDNTLDGVLITDVNGVILSVNPGFVEITGYTLEESVGQTPHILHSDRHDQAFYAYMWGEIKAKGLWHGEIWNRRKDGELYLQRMTISMVRDEAGEPIHYVSVFSDITALWRKDEHIRHLAFHDALTDLPNRTLLMDRINQQVLHANREESHFALMFLDLDGFKLVNDQLGHKFGDDLLKDVAKRLLALVRRTDTVARVGGDEFIFLLNNPQGRAEIIEVANRIVTSINEPIEILGEVLQIGVSLGIAIFPDDGDTAADLIKHADGAMYAAKSQGKNNIRFFLAEH; this is encoded by the coding sequence ATGAGCGTCCAAAAAATACGCGGGCCTTGGATAAGTACGGTAATCGCCTCACCCTGCACCAAGTATTTTTTCGTTTTACTCGCCGTTGTCAGCTTGATCGCAAGCATTGAGATATGGCCCTTATCCGTAAACCATTCTTTTATCGAGCATGGCCTTTATTTTCTGGTGATGGCGACGTTTGCCATTACCTGCCCATTCATTGCTTACTACATCCACGTTACTCATCGTATCCAAAAAGCACTCAAACAGGCTGAATCCACATCAGAGGCGAGCCTCAAGAACGAGCAGCTCATCAGAACCATCGTTAATAGCACGCCAAATATGATGGGCTATTGGGACCGAGATTTACGCTGCCGCTATGCCAACAATGCCTTCAGCGAATGGTTTGGCATGCCACCCGAAGACGTTATCGGGATTCGGTTTCAGGACCTGGTCAGCGAGCAACTTTATGCTCTGAATGAACCCCATCTTCGTGCCGTGCTGGCGGGTGAACCGCAGCGTTTTGAGCGCACCCTGAACAAAGTCGATGGCAGCGTCGGGCATATTATCGGGAACTATATTCCGGATTTTGAGGACGATGGCAGGGTGCGAGGGTTCTCGATTCAAGCCAGTGAAGTAACGGTTCTGAAGGAGGTTGAGGCAAAGCTCAAGCTGGCCGCGTGTGTTTTCGACAATACGCTCGATGGTGTTCTGATTACCGATGTTAACGGCGTGATTTTATCGGTCAATCCAGGGTTCGTTGAAATTACGGGCTACACCCTTGAGGAATCCGTCGGGCAAACGCCTCATATCCTGCATTCCGATCGGCATGACCAAGCGTTTTATGCGTACATGTGGGGGGAAATAAAAGCTAAGGGGCTCTGGCATGGCGAGATATGGAACCGCCGTAAAGACGGAGAGCTTTACCTGCAACGCATGACCATCAGCATGGTGCGCGATGAGGCCGGCGAACCCATTCATTATGTCTCTGTGTTCAGCGACATTACGGCACTTTGGCGTAAAGACGAGCACATCCGGCACTTGGCGTTTCACGATGCCTTGACCGACTTGCCCAACAGAACCTTATTGATGGACCGGATTAACCAACAGGTTCTCCACGCCAATCGCGAAGAGAGCCATTTCGCACTGATGTTTCTCGATCTTGACGGGTTTAAGCTCGTAAACGACCAACTTGGTCATAAATTCGGGGACGATTTGTTAAAAGATGTGGCGAAACGGCTACTGGCGCTGGTGCGAAGAACCGATACCGTAGCCCGTGTGGGTGGCGATGAGTTCATATTTCTTCTTAACAACCCGCAAGGAAGAGCCGAAATTATCGAAGTCGCGAACCGCATTGTTACCTCGATTAATGAGCCCATCGAAATTCTTGGTGAGGTGCTTCAAATAGGCGTATCGCTGGGTATTGCCATCTTCCCCGATGATGGGGACACCGCCGCGGATTTAATCAAACATGCCGACGGTGCAATGTACGCCGCCAAAAGCCAGGGTAAGAACAATATCCGGTTTTTTTTGGCTGAGCATTAG
- the urtA gene encoding urea ABC transporter substrate-binding protein, with protein MSIRKHVKLGLSALALSISFNSFAAEDPIKVGILHSLSGTMAISESTLKDTMLMLIEKQNEAGGILGRQLEPVVVDPASNWPLFAEKARELLAKEKVDVIFGNWTSVSRKSVLPVIEELNGLLFYPVQYEGEESSENVFYTGAAPNQQAIPAVNYLMNDIGVERWVLAGTDYVYPRTTNKILETYLKAQGVAAEDIMISYTPFGHSNWQAIVSDIKAFGSAGKKTAVVSTINGDANVPFYRELGNQGIDAADIPVVAFSVGEQELSGIDTGPLVGHLAAWNYFMSVDADANYDFIDAWVAYTGREDAVTNDPMEAHYIGFNMYVEAVKKAGTTDVNAVKDAIIGVAVPNLTGGIATMMPNHHITKPVLIGEIQDNGQFSVVWQTPSTVVGDAWSDFLPGSKDLISDWRKPMFCGNFNVVTGTCGGKAAVAAE; from the coding sequence ATGAGCATCAGAAAACACGTGAAACTGGGTCTCTCTGCACTAGCGCTATCCATCTCTTTCAATAGTTTTGCCGCGGAAGACCCGATCAAGGTGGGTATTCTGCATTCCCTTTCCGGAACCATGGCCATTAGTGAATCTACCCTGAAAGACACCATGCTGATGCTGATCGAAAAGCAGAATGAAGCGGGTGGTATCCTCGGCCGCCAGCTTGAGCCGGTGGTGGTAGACCCCGCGTCTAACTGGCCGCTGTTTGCTGAAAAAGCCCGCGAGCTATTGGCGAAAGAAAAAGTCGACGTTATTTTTGGTAACTGGACCTCGGTGTCACGAAAGTCGGTACTGCCAGTTATAGAAGAGCTGAACGGCTTGCTGTTTTACCCGGTTCAGTATGAAGGCGAAGAGTCGTCTGAAAACGTGTTCTATACCGGTGCGGCGCCCAACCAGCAGGCGATACCGGCCGTTAACTATTTGATGAACGACATCGGCGTTGAGCGTTGGGTGTTGGCCGGTACCGATTATGTGTACCCGCGCACCACCAACAAGATTCTGGAAACCTACCTGAAAGCACAGGGCGTGGCCGCCGAAGACATCATGATTAGCTACACGCCTTTCGGGCATTCCAACTGGCAGGCGATTGTCTCGGATATCAAAGCGTTCGGCAGCGCCGGCAAGAAAACCGCCGTTGTTTCCACCATTAACGGCGACGCCAACGTTCCTTTCTACCGTGAACTGGGCAATCAGGGCATCGATGCCGCCGACATTCCGGTGGTCGCGTTCTCTGTGGGTGAACAGGAACTGTCGGGTATCGACACTGGCCCGCTGGTCGGCCACCTGGCAGCCTGGAACTACTTCATGAGCGTAGATGCCGACGCCAACTACGACTTCATTGACGCCTGGGTTGCCTACACCGGTAGGGAAGACGCCGTCACCAACGACCCGATGGAAGCCCATTACATTGGCTTCAACATGTACGTGGAAGCGGTGAAGAAAGCCGGTACCACCGATGTGAACGCGGTGAAAGACGCCATCATCGGCGTAGCCGTGCCCAACCTCACCGGTGGCATCGCCACCATGATGCCCAACCACCACATCACCAAACCGGTTCTGATCGGCGAGATTCAAGACAACGGGCAGTTCTCGGTGGTGTGGCAAACACCGTCAACGGTGGTGGGCGATGCCTGGTCTGACTTCCTGCCAGGGTCAAAAGACCTGATCAGCGACTGGCGCAAGCCGATGTTCTGCGGAAACTTCAATGTGGTCACTGGAACCTGCGGCGGTAAAGCGGCGGTGGCTGCCGAGTAA
- the urtB gene encoding urea ABC transporter permease subunit UrtB, with protein MGIIRSLSQLLLVCSLFWPGFAQAQVEDTEAQQLLTALADSSFTEKKAVVNRIAGSGDERARGWLESFASNKLARIESSGQFIIVTDNRGRNWTVQSALTGENLGEFSRRDIDTVRVNNALRGELEDILSVIDLKSPDQSSRLSAARALKGSVDSALAERVPGLIDTEQSEPVRAALTEALAIYRVAEQGDLAAVETLAGSLNSQARAALQQAMRSDDPALVAVATKAMDSIEQKLTLNRAAETLYFGLSLGSVLVLAAIGLAITFGVMGVINMAHGELIMLGAYTTWGMQQLLPGQPGLALILSIPAGFLVAALAGVVIERTVIQYLKGRPLETLLATFGVSLILQQLVRTVVSPLNRTVITPEWMSGSLMINEALSLTLNRLYVIGFALVVFAGLMLIMRKTRLGLEVRAVTQNRAMARSMGIRATRVDILTFALGSGVAGLAGVALSQITNVGPNLGQSYIIDSFMVVVFGGVGNLWGTLLAGLTLGTINQLLEPWVGAVLAKIMVLVMIILFIQKRPRGLFPQKGRAAEG; from the coding sequence ATGGGCATCATCCGATCGCTCAGTCAGCTTCTGCTTGTCTGTTCTCTGTTCTGGCCAGGCTTTGCCCAGGCTCAGGTGGAAGACACCGAAGCGCAACAACTGCTCACGGCACTGGCGGACTCGTCATTTACAGAAAAAAAAGCCGTGGTTAATCGCATTGCAGGCAGCGGCGATGAACGCGCCCGGGGTTGGCTGGAATCGTTTGCCAGCAACAAACTGGCCCGCATTGAATCCAGCGGGCAATTCATCATCGTGACGGACAATCGCGGCCGTAACTGGACCGTGCAAAGCGCACTGACCGGAGAAAATTTGGGCGAATTCTCCCGCCGGGACATCGACACCGTTCGCGTTAACAATGCGCTTCGCGGCGAACTGGAAGACATTCTTTCGGTGATTGACCTGAAAAGCCCTGACCAAAGCAGCCGTTTATCCGCTGCCCGCGCCCTGAAAGGCAGCGTAGACAGCGCCTTGGCCGAACGCGTGCCGGGCCTTATTGATACCGAGCAGAGTGAGCCGGTTCGCGCCGCATTGACCGAAGCACTGGCCATCTACCGCGTGGCCGAGCAGGGCGATCTGGCGGCGGTTGAAACCTTGGCAGGCAGCCTGAATTCGCAAGCCCGCGCTGCCCTGCAGCAAGCCATGCGCAGTGACGATCCGGCGTTGGTTGCGGTTGCGACGAAAGCTATGGACAGCATCGAACAAAAACTGACCCTGAACCGCGCCGCTGAAACCCTGTATTTCGGCCTGTCGCTGGGGTCGGTTCTGGTGCTTGCCGCCATCGGCCTGGCCATTACCTTTGGTGTGATGGGCGTGATCAACATGGCCCACGGCGAGCTGATTATGCTGGGTGCCTACACCACCTGGGGCATGCAGCAACTGCTGCCGGGCCAGCCGGGCCTGGCGCTGATTCTATCCATTCCTGCCGGTTTTCTGGTGGCGGCACTGGCCGGCGTGGTGATTGAACGCACCGTTATCCAATACTTGAAGGGCCGCCCGCTGGAAACTCTGCTGGCCACTTTTGGCGTAAGCCTGATTCTGCAACAGCTGGTGCGCACAGTGGTTTCCCCGCTGAACCGCACGGTGATTACACCGGAGTGGATGAGTGGCTCGCTGATGATCAACGAAGCTCTGTCACTGACTCTTAACCGGCTTTACGTCATTGGTTTTGCGCTGGTGGTGTTCGCCGGGTTGATGCTGATTATGCGTAAAACCCGCCTGGGGCTAGAGGTTCGGGCGGTTACTCAGAACCGGGCCATGGCCCGTTCTATGGGTATAAGAGCCACCCGCGTCGACATTCTCACCTTTGCCCTGGGTTCTGGCGTTGCCGGCCTGGCGGGCGTGGCCTTATCGCAGATTACCAACGTCGGCCCCAACCTGGGCCAGAGCTACATCATCGATTCGTTCATGGTGGTGGTGTTCGGCGGCGTAGGCAATCTATGGGGCACGCTGCTGGCCGGGTTGACGCTTGGCA